A single genomic interval of Staphylococcus hyicus harbors:
- a CDS encoding IucA/IucC family protein: MNSESKVSFKPFALTREEEESYQHLKQHSPEWAELFLHHLLDGRDKITARLMGSLYRENLVGGYENSQILSPYHLENAPFKDNDVLFIHFPTQNITICAEVTGRHAFNRIDVQGPFYWFHDHTYHRVFHPNELLDIILKVDASLVGEHSQQFEDDLENSATHMALALSYHAFKFKDDKDSLLSFIQKQPDAYLASEQSVIEGHPIHPGAKLRKGMTPKETIAYTSEYGNAISLQFVLIHESLIKTQSIVSTYKEAVFQMFNGLKDAIDEQVASSINTNEYEVMIIHPWQYQQVLMKDYAHELTSNHIIPIAYETPYYAGSSFRTLMPKKPNISPHIKLSTNVHITGEIRTLSEQTTHNGPLMTQILRHIESEDRWFSKLNTKTVPEWAGIHFYNPLDDARIQEQRSEQLGTLYRENIYRYVKEDELPLIPSSLVGTLPHDTTPLVMSLIKRYQHHYHLDAFDSILKWFEVYAASLIDYVVPLLVKYGIALEAHLQNTIAIVNKETGALTQMLIRDFEGLRIDQKQLNASGYSTHHFHEKSRILTDSQSTVFNKAFYSTVQNHLGELVGCIAKFAQDSTIEQDLWHIVRTRIQYVIEEMKSSESNDTRISAIEAVFFSPKIDYKCVTTMRLLDEAHAYTYIQVDNPLKIDSLYK; the protein is encoded by the coding sequence ATGAATTCCGAAAGTAAAGTAAGTTTTAAACCATTTGCGTTAACACGTGAAGAAGAAGAAAGTTACCAACATTTGAAGCAACACTCACCCGAATGGGCCGAGTTGTTTTTACATCATCTTTTAGATGGCCGCGATAAAATCACAGCGCGTTTGATGGGATCACTATATAGAGAAAATCTTGTTGGTGGATATGAAAACAGTCAAATACTGTCTCCTTATCATTTAGAAAATGCCCCTTTCAAAGATAATGATGTGTTATTTATTCACTTTCCAACACAAAATATCACTATATGTGCTGAAGTGACAGGTCGTCACGCATTTAATCGAATTGATGTTCAAGGACCTTTTTATTGGTTTCATGATCATACATATCACCGTGTGTTCCACCCAAATGAATTATTGGATATAATTTTAAAAGTAGACGCTTCTTTAGTGGGAGAGCACAGTCAACAGTTTGAAGATGATTTAGAAAATAGTGCCACACATATGGCTTTAGCATTAAGTTATCACGCTTTTAAATTTAAAGATGATAAAGATTCACTTTTATCTTTTATACAAAAACAACCTGATGCTTATTTGGCATCTGAGCAATCGGTTATCGAAGGACACCCTATTCATCCAGGTGCTAAACTGAGAAAAGGTATGACCCCTAAAGAAACCATCGCCTATACTTCCGAATACGGAAACGCCATTTCATTACAATTTGTATTAATACATGAATCACTGATTAAAACACAAAGTATTGTCAGCACTTATAAAGAAGCAGTTTTTCAAATGTTTAATGGCTTAAAAGATGCGATAGACGAACAAGTCGCTTCATCAATCAATACTAATGAATATGAAGTGATGATTATTCACCCATGGCAATATCAACAAGTTTTAATGAAAGACTATGCCCATGAATTAACATCTAATCATATTATTCCAATCGCATATGAAACGCCCTATTATGCTGGATCATCATTTAGAACATTAATGCCTAAAAAACCGAATATATCACCACATATTAAACTTTCAACTAATGTGCATATTACTGGTGAAATTCGTACATTGTCAGAACAAACGACACATAATGGTCCCTTAATGACGCAAATTCTACGACATATAGAGTCTGAGGACAGATGGTTTAGCAAATTAAATACAAAGACGGTTCCGGAATGGGCAGGTATTCATTTTTATAACCCCCTAGATGACGCGCGCATTCAAGAACAACGCAGTGAACAACTCGGAACGTTATACCGTGAAAACATATACCGTTATGTCAAAGAGGACGAGTTACCATTAATCCCATCAAGTTTGGTGGGTACGCTACCTCATGATACGACACCCCTGGTCATGTCACTCATTAAACGATATCAGCACCATTACCATTTAGATGCGTTCGACAGCATTTTGAAATGGTTTGAAGTGTATGCCGCATCACTTATCGATTATGTCGTACCACTACTTGTAAAATATGGTATAGCGCTTGAGGCGCACCTACAAAATACGATTGCCATTGTAAACAAAGAGACTGGGGCATTAACACAAATGCTTATTCGTGATTTTGAAGGATTACGAATTGATCAAAAACAATTGAACGCATCCGGATACTCAACACACCATTTCCACGAAAAATCACGGATACTTACGGATAGTCAGTCGACTGTTTTTAACAAAGCTTTTTACTCTACAGTACAAAATCATTTAGGCGAGCTTGTTGGATGTATTGCAAAATTTGCCCAAGATAGCACAATAGAACAAGATTTATGGCACATTGTCCGCACTCGTATTCAATATGTAATTGAAGAAATGAAATCAAGCGAAAGTAATGACACACGTATTTCGGCGATTGAAGCAGTCTTTTTTAGTCCTAAGATCGATTATAAATGTGTTACAACGATGCGCTTGTTGGACGAAGCACATGCCTATACGTATATCCAAGTAGACAATCCCCTAAAAATCGACTCATTGTATAAATAA